Genomic window (Microbacterium oxydans):
GTGCGACGGGGAGAAGCCCGGGGAGGCGATGACGACCTCGGGGTCGAAGTCGACCAGCGCGGCGGGGACCTCGGAGAGACCCCCCAGCTCGAGGCGGGCACCGATCACCGGGAGCAGCCGCTCGTACTCCTCTTCGGCGGACTCGCTGAGCACGAGCACGTCGGCTCCGAGCTCGGTGAGCGTGTCCGCCACCGAGAAGCCGGTCATGGAGAGTCCGAGCACCGCGACCCGCAGGCCGCGCCAGTCGGCGTTCCAGCTGGTCAGCCCGGTGAGGCGGTCAGTCGACACGGGTGAGCCACTCGACGTAGAAGAGTCCGACGGCCGAGACGGCGAGCAGTCCGGCGATGATCCACATGCGCACCACGATCGTGACCTCGGACCACCCGCGCATCTCGAGGTGATGGTGGAACGGGCTCATCAGGAACAGACGCTTGCCGCGGGTGATCTTGAAGTACCCGCGCTGCAGGATGACCGAGCCGGACGAGAGCACGAACACACCGGCGATCACGAGGAGCAGGAGCTCGGTGCGGGTGAGGATCGCCATCGCGGTGATGACGCCGCCGATCGCCATGGAGCCGACGTCGCCCATGAAGACCTTCGCCTTCGGGGCGTTCCACCACAGGAAGCCGATGAGGCTCGCGGCGAACGAGGCCGCGATGATCGCCAGGTTGAACGGATCTCGCACCTCGTAGCATCCGCCCAGGGCGTCGGGATCACCGCCGATGCAGGGCTGCTTGAACTGCCAGAACGCGATCACGCTGTACGCGCCGACGACGATGACACCGGCGCCGGCGGCGAGTCCGTCGAGACCGTCCGTCAGGTTGACGCTGTT
Coding sequences:
- the mraY gene encoding phospho-N-acetylmuramoyl-pentapeptide-transferase, translating into MRSLIMSAAISLAFTLFLTPVFLRLFRKWGWGQVIRTPESVHNPSHEAKRGTPTMGGVIFIVGSIVGYFTGVLVSGEVPALSAILVIWLMVGFGAVGFIDDYMKVRSQRSLGLSGWRKVIGQLLVIIPFGIVALNFPNKWGQFPASPAISLFRDITWLNLFAFGTILGWILYLVWISIIGVATSNSVNLTDGLDGLAAGAGVIVVGAYSVIAFWQFKQPCIGGDPDALGGCYEVRDPFNLAIIAASFAASLIGFLWWNAPKAKVFMGDVGSMAIGGVITAMAILTRTELLLLVIAGVFVLSSGSVILQRGYFKITRGKRLFLMSPFHHHLEMRGWSEVTIVVRMWIIAGLLAVSAVGLFYVEWLTRVD